One Melanotaenia boesemani isolate fMelBoe1 chromosome 8, fMelBoe1.pri, whole genome shotgun sequence DNA segment encodes these proteins:
- the ccl25a gene encoding C-C motif chemokine 20, which translates to MQFNTLFFVVLLSFVCFALTQGSFDDCCLKYVKEIKQHNLKHVKNYKLQMADGGCNLPAVILTMKKGRKLCANPKEKWVQGLLVKLDENKKRKHHQPPSKRG; encoded by the exons ATGCAGTTCAACACGCTGTTCTTTGTGGTCCtcctttcttttgtctgttttgcaCTGACACAAG GGTCCTTTGACGACTGCTGTCTGAAGTATGTGAAGGAAATCAAACAACACAATCTAAAGCATGTAAAGAATTACAAGCTTCAGATGGCAGATGGAGGCTGCAACCTCCCTGCTGTTAT CCTCACCATGAAGAAGGGGCGTAAGCTTTGCGCAAACCCGAAGGAGAAGTGGGTCCAGGGACTACTGGTCAAGCttgatgaaaataagaaaagaaag CACCATCAACCACCTTCAAAAAGAGGCTGA